A region of the Bacillota bacterium genome:
CGGAAGGCCGGCCTGGAGCAGGCGCGGGAAAACCACCGCCTGGCGTCCTTGCGTTACGAGGTGGGCGTGGGCACCGGCCCGGAGGTGCTGCAGGCCTCGGAGCAGCTCCTGCGCATCGAGTTGCAGTACGTCGAGGCCCTGTACAACTACCACCTGGCGCTGCTGACCTTCGAGACCGCCAAGGTGGCCCCGATTTCGGGCCTCTCGGCCGGTACCTCCACGAGCGGCAGCTCCTCGACCTCGACCCGGTAGCGGCACGGCCGGCCGCGGCCGGCGGCAAAAACGGGGCCTTCACGGCCCGGCCTGCGGCGAAGATAATACCGCTTCGTGCCGGCGGAGTAGCCGGCGGAGTAGAAGCGCAGGTTCCAGGGTCCGGCGCGCCGTCACGGCGCGGCCGGGCCCTTCGCTTTTTTGGAGACAGCCCCCGGCGCGGGCGGGATGGGCCGCGTCCTCCTTGCGGGAAGTTGGCGGGTGGTGTAAACTGGAGGCGGGCGCCGGACCCCGGCCGGAAGGGAGCGCGGGTGCGGGATTGCGGCAGGACGTTGCGCCGCCTTGCGCGGCGTGCGGGGGCGTACCGTCGGAGGTTGGCGCGGGCTTGCTCGCAGCCGTGGGCGGCTTGCCGGCGGAGCCGGATGAGGTGGTACAATACGGGTGGTCAGAAGGATGAGATGGTAAGGCGAAGGGGGATGATGTCCGATGCCGATCTTGAGCGCGTTTGTGGCGGCGGCCATGGCGGAAGCGCGGTACAAGGCACTGGACGACGGCACGTTTTTCGGCGAGATACCGCCGTGTCCGGGCGTGTGGGCCAATGAGAGCACGCTGGAGAGGTGCCGCGAGGTACTGCAGGAGGTTTTGGAAGAATGGCTTATCCTCAAACTTCGGGACCGGGATCCACTGCCGCGCCTGGGAGGAATTGATCTCAACCGTGTGGTGGCCGAGGCGTGAGGCCCGTCAGCAGGCAGGAGCTAATCCGGCGTTTGCGTCGCCTCGGTTTTGAGGGCCCCTTTTCCGGGGGGAAACATTCTTTCATGCGTCGCGGGCCGCTGAAGTTACGAATACCGAATCCGCACGAGGGTGACATCGGTCCCGCGCTCTTGAAGGAGATCTTGAGGCAGGCGGGCATCACCAGGGAAGAGTGGGAAAGAACGTGAGAGACCCCTTTGATGGCGTTCGCTTCCAACCAGGTGGCCGCGGACCTCACCCAGGACCTACCTCAACGCGGTGGGGGCCGACAGGCACAAGGTCCTGTAGTCCCTGAAGGCGGGTCTGGACCAGGCCCGGGAGAACCACCGCCTGGCGTCCCTTCGCTACGAGGTGGGCGTGGGCACCGGCTCCAGGCCTCGGAGCGGTGGCATGCGCCTCGAGTCCCGGTACGTCGAGGCCCTGTTCAACTACCACCTGGCGGTCCTGACCATCGAGACCGCTAGGGTGGCGGCGATCTCCGGCCTCTCGGCCGGTGCCTCCACGAGCGGCAGCTCCTCGACCTCGACCCGGTAGCGGCACGGTCGGCCGGCGGAGGGAAAGGAGTCTCACGAGGCGAGGGTCCGGGCCGCCGCATCTCGCGCGGCCGGGCCCTTGGCCTTTTGAGGCCGGCTCTGCCGGGGGTGGGGCCGATCTCCGTTGCAACGAAAATTACCCGGCCGGCAGGGCCGCGTGTCTGTGCCCCGGTGGCGGCGTGGGGCCGTGTTCGAGTAAAATTTGAGTGGGGGTAACAGGATACATTAGAGGAATAAGTTGG
Encoded here:
- a CDS encoding TolC family protein — encoded protein: MPSGREGCARCYCRPLTPDGIRRKAGLEQARENHRLASLRYEVGVGTGPEVLQASEQLLRIELQYVEALYNYHLALLTFETAKVAPISGLSAGTSTSGSSSTSTR
- a CDS encoding type II toxin-antitoxin system HicB family antitoxin, which gives rise to MPILSAFVAAAMAEARYKALDDGTFFGEIPPCPGVWANESTLERCREVLQEVLEEWLILKLRDRDPLPRLGGIDLNRVVAEA
- a CDS encoding type II toxin-antitoxin system HicA family toxin; translation: MRPVSRQELIRRLRRLGFEGPFSGGKHSFMRRGPLKLRIPNPHEGDIGPALLKEILRQAGITREEWERT